The following are encoded together in the Parabacteroides chongii genome:
- a CDS encoding hybrid sensor histidine kinase/response regulator transcription factor yields the protein MERRFSFILFLALFLSALHAEKANYLYSFNSDLNEGISQLSVMDIYQDSKGYLWFATKNGLNRFNGKEYVIYRHEDGNEQSLSSNSISSVTEDHEGYLWVGTYNGLNRINLNTNQVKRYGSGLHGLMPGGITKVYTDASGCLWVGTWGGLNRYNREEDCFEQILLDNELNDTSISVLFEDSADRLWIGTVAKGVYLCDKQLNIISHFTSQSRNMPLNNNNITSIYEDSHKQIWIGSKYGLNKINLRDNEVQSFTSKNSQLSNNTIRCLIEWQGKLLIGTFDGIFALTPESGKITKVAGYDDINHSLSHYSVYSFCVDKDHTLWVGTFAGGINYLNKFTNRFVLHRPEDELNIRTGIYGAITYESPSNLWIATEGYGLLNYNNQTNESRYYLIDPSTRFTFNTNIIKSVFYEDGTVWCGTTKGEIYKFDIRTKRFTLYHKYPQEYSIYSILRDNKGRLWIGGASTEFGLTCFVHDQLVMNFTNNVDEPFIISNVRSILEEEDGILLLGSTSDGLLRFDTNKKRMTKYSNEATVDSYRIPNNYISSIIRTKSGEIWVSTYGGGIFQFDKTEHVKRVMTTREGLLDNNICSLVESSDQKLWMSTVNGLIMVDPVGGEVRNYHRHNGIDIREFTLHSGIALPDGSLCFSGSNGFVTFQAAEMDKNENIPSVVLEQLSVNNQPIEVGDQSGILDKVLDSTDTIRLLYNENNFSITYQALNYIYSTQNQYAYKLEGYDDNWNQVGGRNSAFYTNLSPGKYIFHVKGSNNDGVWNEQGRSLVIIVQPPLWRTWYAYLFYIIALAAISYAILHYATIKRNLEAGLKLKQMEKQKQEEFHEAKIRLFTNFSHELRTPLMLIITPFEELVKRVDIPAELHDKLSIIYKNAQKLLLLVNQLMDLHKNQAGSLELKVSEGDICEYIKEIYYAFNQIALTNEIKFSLNCTPKTIDAWFDKSLLEKVVFNLLSNAFKYTPSGESITMEVSETSWNGLNPKHIDRLYKDENANYLVLRVKDSGKGIEEGEVDKIFTPFYQIPETSGINLSGTGIGLSLVYTIVQLHRGVIYCDVDNTEQAGACFVVILPISRSAFSDDQIESVELDKISEVANTDDISASLPAPEKAEGTKYKILLVEDDKDVRSYLKKSLEAEYTVIEAGDGVRAYEKAIQDFPDLVLSDIMMPKRDGLELCTMIKNDLRIGHIPVILMTARSMVVHIKEGFQAGADDYIVKPFNMDVLQTRIRSLLASREQLKKLYGKRFSPDVLGIEVKSADERFSQKLFAVIEQNISNDKLDVELLCTEIGISRANLYRKLKSITELSPMELIRNKRLEMAAKLLQDSEMNVSEIASHLGFNSHSYFSNSFKTFYGCTPTEFVQSKGKLEQGN from the coding sequence GGATGGAAATGAACAGAGTTTGTCTAGTAATTCGATCTCCTCCGTCACTGAAGATCATGAAGGCTATTTGTGGGTCGGGACCTATAACGGATTGAACCGGATCAATTTAAATACGAATCAGGTTAAGCGATATGGTTCAGGACTGCATGGCTTGATGCCTGGGGGAATTACTAAAGTATATACCGATGCTTCCGGTTGTCTCTGGGTTGGAACATGGGGTGGATTAAATCGTTATAACAGGGAAGAAGATTGCTTTGAACAGATTCTTTTGGATAATGAATTGAATGATACTTCCATATCCGTTTTATTTGAAGATAGCGCAGATCGGTTGTGGATCGGAACAGTGGCAAAGGGTGTTTATTTGTGTGATAAACAACTGAATATTATAAGCCATTTTACAAGTCAATCCAGAAATATGCCATTGAATAATAATAATATTACCAGTATATATGAAGATTCGCATAAACAGATATGGATCGGTAGTAAATATGGATTGAATAAGATTAATTTGCGTGATAATGAGGTTCAGTCATTTACAAGTAAAAATAGTCAGTTGAGTAATAATACCATCCGTTGTTTGATCGAATGGCAGGGAAAGCTGTTGATCGGAACTTTTGACGGTATATTTGCTTTGACTCCGGAATCCGGAAAGATAACGAAAGTGGCTGGATATGACGATATAAATCATTCTTTAAGCCATTATTCCGTTTATTCATTTTGCGTGGACAAGGATCATACATTGTGGGTCGGGACATTTGCAGGCGGTATCAATTATCTGAATAAATTTACCAACCGATTTGTGCTTCATCGTCCGGAAGACGAACTGAATATCCGAACGGGTATTTACGGTGCAATAACCTATGAATCCCCTTCCAATTTATGGATCGCGACAGAGGGTTACGGATTGTTGAATTACAATAATCAAACTAATGAATCACGCTATTATCTGATCGATCCGTCCACGCGTTTTACTTTTAATACGAATATTATCAAGTCTGTTTTTTATGAAGACGGAACTGTCTGGTGTGGAACGACGAAGGGGGAAATATATAAATTTGATATCCGGACAAAAAGGTTTACTCTTTATCATAAATATCCGCAGGAATATTCCATCTATTCTATTTTGCGTGACAATAAAGGCCGGTTATGGATAGGAGGGGCATCGACGGAATTCGGTCTGACTTGTTTTGTTCATGACCAGTTGGTCATGAACTTTACCAATAACGTGGATGAACCTTTTATAATTTCGAACGTCCGTTCTATTCTGGAAGAAGAAGACGGTATATTATTGTTGGGTAGTACGTCTGACGGATTGCTTCGTTTCGACACGAATAAAAAACGGATGACAAAATATTCCAATGAGGCAACAGTTGATAGTTACCGTATTCCTAATAACTATATCTCTTCCATTATCCGTACGAAATCAGGTGAAATATGGGTATCGACCTACGGAGGCGGTATATTTCAGTTTGATAAAACAGAGCATGTAAAGCGGGTGATGACCACCCGTGAAGGATTGCTGGACAATAATATCTGTTCGTTGGTAGAAAGCAGCGATCAGAAGTTGTGGATGAGTACGGTGAACGGGTTGATTATGGTTGATCCCGTAGGAGGTGAAGTTAGGAACTATCATCGTCATAACGGAATTGATATCCGGGAGTTTACGTTGCATAGCGGGATTGCTCTTCCGGACGGGTCTCTTTGTTTTTCCGGCAGTAACGGTTTTGTCACTTTCCAGGCCGCCGAGATGGATAAGAACGAAAATATACCGTCGGTAGTACTGGAACAATTATCCGTCAACAACCAGCCGATTGAAGTAGGAGACCAGTCGGGTATTTTGGATAAAGTATTGGACAGCACGGATACGATTCGCCTGCTCTATAATGAGAATAATTTCTCAATTACCTATCAGGCATTGAATTATATTTATTCTACGCAGAATCAGTATGCCTACAAACTGGAGGGCTACGATGACAACTGGAACCAGGTCGGCGGACGAAACTCGGCTTTCTATACGAATCTGAGTCCGGGCAAATATATTTTCCATGTAAAAGGTTCCAACAATGACGGTGTATGGAATGAACAGGGTCGTTCGTTGGTCATTATCGTACAACCGCCTTTATGGAGAACCTGGTACGCTTATTTATTCTATATAATTGCATTGGCTGCCATCAGTTATGCGATTCTTCATTACGCGACAATTAAGCGAAATCTGGAAGCCGGGCTAAAACTTAAGCAAATGGAAAAACAGAAACAGGAGGAGTTTCACGAAGCAAAGATCCGTCTGTTCACCAACTTCTCCCACGAGTTGCGTACACCTTTGATGCTGATCATAACCCCGTTCGAAGAGTTGGTCAAGCGGGTAGACATTCCTGCTGAATTGCATGATAAACTTTCTATTATTTATAAGAATGCCCAAAAACTACTGCTTTTGGTCAATCAGCTGATGGATTTGCATAAGAACCAGGCGGGTAGTTTGGAACTGAAAGTCAGTGAAGGGGATATTTGCGAATATATAAAGGAAATATATTATGCCTTTAATCAAATTGCTCTCACTAATGAAATTAAGTTTTCATTGAACTGTACGCCTAAAACGATCGATGCCTGGTTTGATAAGTCACTTTTAGAAAAAGTTGTATTTAATCTCTTGTCAAATGCTTTCAAATATACACCCTCCGGAGAATCCATCACCATGGAGGTTTCGGAAACCTCATGGAACGGACTGAATCCGAAACATATAGACAGACTATATAAAGATGAGAATGCGAATTATCTTGTATTGCGTGTAAAAGATTCCGGTAAGGGTATAGAAGAGGGAGAGGTGGATAAAATATTCACTCCTTTCTATCAGATTCCGGAGACATCCGGTATCAACTTGTCGGGAACAGGTATTGGGCTGAGTCTTGTCTATACGATTGTTCAGCTTCATCGCGGTGTTATTTATTGCGATGTGGATAATACAGAACAGGCAGGTGCTTGTTTTGTTGTCATCCTTCCGATTTCCCGATCTGCGTTCTCTGACGATCAGATTGAAAGTGTAGAATTAGATAAAATTTCGGAAGTAGCCAATACTGATGATATTTCAGCTTCACTTCCTGCACCGGAAAAGGCTGAAGGAACGAAATATAAAATTCTGCTGGTTGAGGATGACAAGGATGTGCGTAGTTATTTGAAAAAGAGTCTGGAAGCTGAATATACCGTTATTGAAGCGGGTGACGGAGTACGGGCCTACGAAAAAGCAATTCAGGATTTCCCGGATTTGGTGCTTAGCGATATCATGATGCCGAAGCGTGACGGACTGGAACTTTGTACAATGATTAAAAACGATCTGCGAATAGGACATATCCCTGTGATTTTGATGACGGCACGTTCTATGGTTGTGCACATAAAAGAAGGGTTCCAGGCGGGAGCTGACGATTATATCGTCAAGCCGTTCAATATGGACGTGTTGCAAACCCGTATCCGTAGCCTGCTGGCTTCGAGGGAACAGTTAAAAAAGTTATATGGAAAGCGTTTCTCTCCGGATGTACTGGGAATAGAAGTTAAATCGGCGGATGAACGTTTCTCTCAGAAATTATTTGCCGTAATTGAGCAGAACATCTCCAACGATAAACTGGATGTGGAACTCTTATGTACGGAGATTGGTATCAGTCGTGCCAACCTCTACCGCAAACTCAAATCTATTACCGAACTTTCGCCTATGGAGCTGATCCGTAATAAACGATTGGAGATGGCGGCGAAACTATTACAAGATTCGGAAATGAATGTATCTGAAATTGCCTCACACCTTGGTTTTAATAGCCACTCTTATTTCTCCAACTCTTTTAAGACTTTTTATGGTTGTACTCCGACCGAGTTTGTGCAATCTAAAGGAAAGTTGGAACAGGGAAACTGA